The DNA region TTTCATAGTTtccaaaaaaaaatgcaaaacaaaatacAAAATTTAGCCTATAACACATTCAGCTCTGCGCAGAAACTTCATTTGAATCGATTTTACAACTTAAGGCGCCCGATGGCCCCGAAGAACAGATTAGACATCAGAGTTTGGTTTCAGGCTTTTTAGCACCGAACAAGTTTTCGAATAATTTTGGGGCCATAGAAGGAAGCTGCATTGGCAATGGAGCCATGAAATTGACAATCTTTTCATGTACATGGTATCTGAAATTAAGAGGCTGAATTAGTATACGAAAAGGAGTTCTCGTGAAAGTAATGCAAGATTAGAGTACCTTATTTTGCGGCTTTTAGAAGCTCGTCGGTCGACTGTCTTGCGTTTTTTGGGCTGCAGCTTTTTCAGAGAATAGTAAAGTGTCTCTGGAAGAGACCAAGAACAAACTCAGCAAAGTGAAGGATCGGTATGATACTTGATGCCCGAAGCACACATTACTTTAGAAGATTTAATTCCTCAATATTGACCAAATCGACCAAGTAGTTCAAAAACAGAAATTAACCAAGATTAGATTACCAAAGAGCAAGTAAAAACTAACCAGATGACTGAAGATTAGATTCCAAGAACTCCTTGAGAAGCTGCGAGTAAAATTCAGAATCCTCAAGTAGCTCTGGGTCACCATCGACATATTCATCCAAAGCATTTGCctaaaataaatcaataaatcaGCACAATATCAGTGTCACAGCAAACATCTCCAGTTGCTTTTCGTTAAAAGCTCTTAATAATACCAAAATGAATTTTGGTAGATGATACGGACATGTAAGACAATGTAACACTATGATAAATATACACATTAATCAAGGGAGAGAAGGAACAAATAAGACTTAATTAGCAATGATAaaacaatataaaattaatttaaatatagatgatgattaAAGGTTCAAGCCTGCGTAGAAGGATCTATATAGTAAACCCCACTTATTGAGATAAAAGTTTGGTTGTTGTTGGTTATTATCATAGGCTTATACTTCAGTCTATGGCCCAAGAGTCCATAAAGTTGCAAAAACATACTTGACGTATGTGTTTGGAGCATTACAAAAATAATAAGATCTTGATGCTCGCCTGTTCACAGTATCGTATTGGCaccaacaaaagaaaaaggaaaaaaataaaggaaaaggagaagaggaagctCGGGTGAAGAGTGAGAAAATCAACTCTCATGTAGATAAAAATCTACCACAATTTGAAGTTCTTTAGAGCGGTCCTTTACTATTTAATCAAATAGTTTGTACTGGTTATATTGTTCAACAAAATGGAATCAACAACTCAGTGATGCTTATTTCAAGACTGAAAAGTTGGATATATGCAAAATGAGGAAAGCAAGGTAAGATTAAAACCTCTTCCTTGAGATTTTCTGTTTCTGTCAATTCAGGAATCTGTTCGATAAAACAACCGAGTTATGATCACTTTATGATCTCCATATCGGCTAAATAAATTAGTTAAGCCTGACATATTAAGACATTGGGACTTACTTCTCCAAATACACCAACAGAAGATCTCCTTAGCTGCATCCTCCTAATCATTCTGCTTGGATCTCTCATGTAACCATTTACTTGTTCACTAATGTTCTTCAGGTTACAAATGCCGAAAAAATGTCAGTAAACAGCAATAGCAGCATCCGAGTGAAAGTGTTCAAATAATGCTAAAGCATTCCCAAATGTTGCGTGACCTACCTGATTAAACGCCTGCATTTTGCCTTTAAAAGCAACTGCACCACTTATGACTTGTGTCTTTCTATGCCATTTGTCTATCGAGCTGTTCCTGAATGGTGTTATTCTGTAAATAATGCCAAGAAATTGGAAACTGTGGTTAATTTTTAGCAAGATATGTATAGTAGAAATATCTAAGCAGCAGGGAGATCAGTTACAAACACTTTCCATGAATACGAGAGAAATGAGATTACAATTCTATGTGATCAAGGAAAAATTATAAATCCTTAACCCTATTATTAGTAGCACCATCTTTATTTGGGAATCTAGCAACAATCTCTTATACTAATAGCAAATATGAGATAGCTCAATCATTGCATCATAAGTATGGAAGTGGTACTTGTACACGAGCTTAGCGCTTGTGATCTGGACAATACATGAAAGAGTTCCTAATATTAAGATGACAattaaatgactttcactaaagGGCAGTATGATGCACAAAGCTCCTGTCAATGCAAGGCCCCAGGAAATAGAATTGTAAACGAGTCACGCCGAGCCAAGCTTTATGGTGTTCAAGcatgtttgataaggtaaccaagcctaaaatgaaccaagccgccaAAATGATTATACAAGCTGGTTTGGTTTCTTTTTTATAAGCTTGCTTGAATTTGGTTTGTTTTCATGTTTTTGAGCTCTTTGAGTGTTTGAAACTTTTGCATTTTTAAGCTTGTCTGATTGATTGTTGAGCAAATTTGTTTGTTCGTTTTGAAAGTTTCTTTGTTTATTTACTATCTTGTTAAGAGTTTTGTTGATGAACATGGTTCACAAATTTTGTTCGTGAATATTGATCATGAACATTGTTCGCAAACCGCTCACAATCTTTATTCATGAACATTAATGAATTGAATACAAATGTGTTCAAACTTATTCATTTAGTTTAACAAGTTATTCAagcttgttcatttaattgaCCTTGTctgtattgaacgaacataaacttgcttttaccaagccgaacaccaagcttgctCACAaacgtttgattcatttacagccctactaaGAAAGGGTCTATTGTATGCGGTATTACTCTACATTGCAAGAGGTCATTTCCGCAACTTGAACCCATGACAGTAATTTTATCGGTGCATTAAGGCTCCCCTTCAGttaaataactttcactaacTTCAGTAAATATATGCACAGGTCTGATAACATTTTTGCTGTGTAGATATACAATATGGCTAGAGTTAGTTAAGAAGATCCAAAACTACTGTGCTAATGCCAGATTTTCTAATAAGGTCCATTTGTCAAATTTAGATCCATCTATATTTCTGCCAATGGTAACAAGTGTCCAAAATCAATTACATTAATCATCTCAACCAAGCCCCTGATCTTTGATAAGAATCATAAATGACAGAAACTAAGAACTCAAAGAATTCATGTTTCTGTTCTATTGAGAATGTCACACTCTTTTCAATTCACAATCCATTGTGATGTGTCATAAAATGAAATCAGATTAATAAACAACtgataaatatttaatttgatacATAATGTTCGTAGCATGTAGTTGAATTGTACAACTATGTATAATATCTAACTAAGTAATAGGATAACATTATGTAATATAACATAATAGTTATGTTAATACTTAATATGTAtttctataataaattaaatgTATATATGTATCATTATTTTCCTTTTTGAGAAAACAGTGAGACAATACATTGTAAGACTGGTTAGAAGATTAGACTGGATAGTACGAGAAGGAGATAATTTACCAAAACATTTAATCAATGTaataaaaaataacttaattGATTTGAATTCTAATAGTGATACAGTCTCGCAAAGAACTGAAGAGAGAAATAATTATCATCAACCCTCAATTGGTAAATAACATATGTCCTTGAGAAAACACAGGGATCCTATGATAGATCCATATCTAAATTTCAAGTTTGCTTGTGCAACAAGTTTTTTTCCTAATCCTGAGAaacttattttaataaataaataggtTCAAAATCAACAAAATCTTTAGGCATTTGGATTAAAAAAGTAGTAGAAAAAGCCAACATATTCTCTTGATAAATGTGATTTCTTTTGCACCATGATGCCTCAGTCAAAACTTGAAAGATTATTATTTGCtgctttatttttcataaaactaGATAATTCTATCGCATTTCACTTAATAACAAACCTCGAATGCATATTACTTATTTGTGACCATTCTTCGTCATTATCTTCCTTCAACTTGTTAAAAGAATCCTCATTCTTagaatattcttttttatttcctGCAGCACATTAAGGTCAACAATTGTGCAAGCTCAATAAGATTGTTGTATACATCAGATGACAAAACATTAAGAATAAAAATCTATCTACAAAATATCACGAATCTTACCAGTTAGACTCTGAAGTATAAAAGGGTTTTTCTCGAGCAAAGCCTGAAAGTGAAATATCAATAAGACAAATATGAAGTGTATTGTCCAAAACATTCAATGTGTATAAGAAGTATATCGCAAAAAACACAATTTTACCTCCTGCAACTCCAATATGCTACTCAATGTTTGTTTTGAAGAAAGCACAAGGTCGGAATATGCTTGATCAACATCTTCAGCTGAATTGCAGAATAAGGACCTTACAGGTTCCTGATGAATGCATTAGACAAGGCTATCAAATCTATCGATTTTTGTACGTGTTAGATTGCTTCACAAAGTTTGTAAATTTCTTCTTTAAATTTGTATACCTGTGGAagcttgtttgtgtttgaaaatgttttttgCAGTAAGAATCTCAACTCCAAAGTCTTGTCCCATAGTACCTTTAAATGATTATTGTTATAGGACATCAGTGCTGATAATACATATATGGAATTTCAAACATAGAATTGATTCAGAAATTATAACACCTACAGGTATTTATAGTTCTATGAACACCAAGCTAGACAATATTTCTTCCAGTAATCATTGGGCAGTCAGACAATTtagcataaaaacaaaaactttaGAAAAACATATGTGCAGTGCAAAGAAGTATTTTTTTCCATTATCTAATTAATGCAAACTATAGTGTAATcacattttaattatatattagaaAGCAATTATATATCGAATCTGCGACAAAACCACTAATAGTATAATTAAAAAACATATAGAAAATAACCATATAACAATTACTAATTGTCCCGGagatcatctacataaattttatCCATAACTAGTCTTTATGTAAGGTTAGATTGTTTGTTAATATTTGATAAGTAAAGTTTTCTTTGGTCTCTGTTTACTCATGCTCGGATTGATTCGACTTATGTAAATACAAGATATAGCATTCATCTTTAAGCATATCCATATCATCACAACTATTTCTCATTTTATCAACTGCTGCAGCTAAAATCTTTTCATATGCGCACACAAAAATAATTACAGAAACAAGGTCATACCTTCTGGTTCTTTACTGCATGACCTTTTACAGCATCTTCATCCTTCTGTCGTTTCAAGTTCTTCAAAAGAATCCTAATTGTCAAGATagatgaagagagaaaaagtgaaTCAACATTAAATTTGAACAAGATGTTCTTAAAATGTATAGTGAGTATGAATACATTTGTCTGACAAAAGAAAAGTATCAGAGGGAAATAAATTATTCAGATAGCTGCAACTGTCAGCAAAAAACAAGTAAGAAAGATGCAAATGTATTAACTTTTGTCCAAGGCATTAGTTCAACCAGCATTGGTTGAATAAAACTATAGTG from Zingiber officinale cultivar Zhangliang chromosome 4B, Zo_v1.1, whole genome shotgun sequence includes:
- the LOC121976188 gene encoding protein AATF-like isoform X1, with product MGKSHKKLKRVDVESQHMAEDESDSDGGMGFPSKRMEQQLLDEDVSASGDESLSEDELQEDEDGYETSDTEQDGRQIDEEMDGLEDENEASVAEQNERQIDEEMDELEKQYQNIRSEEQILLKNLKRQKDEDAVKGHAVKNQKVLWDKTLELRFLLQKTFSNTNKLPQEPVRSLFCNSAEDVDQAYSDLVLSSKQTLSSILELQEALLEKNPFILQSLTGNKKEYSKNEDSFNKLKEDNDEEWSQISNMHSRITPFRNSSIDKWHRKTQVISGAVAFKGKMQAFNQNISEQVNGYMRDPSRMIRRMQLRRSSVGVFGEIPELTETENLKEEANALDEYVDGDPELLEDSEFYSQLLKEFLESNLQSSETLYYSLKKLQPKKRKTVDRRASKSRKIRYHVHEKIVNFMAPLPMQLPSMAPKLFENLFGAKKPETKL
- the LOC121976188 gene encoding protein AATF-like isoform X2 translates to MGKSHKKLKRVDVESQHMAEDESDSDGGMGFPSKRMEQQLLDEDVSASGDESLSEDELEDEDGYETSDTEQDGRQIDEEMDGLEDENEASVAEQNERQIDEEMDELEKQYQNIRSEEQILLKNLKRQKDEDAVKGHAVKNQKVLWDKTLELRFLLQKTFSNTNKLPQEPVRSLFCNSAEDVDQAYSDLVLSSKQTLSSILELQEALLEKNPFILQSLTGNKKEYSKNEDSFNKLKEDNDEEWSQISNMHSRITPFRNSSIDKWHRKTQVISGAVAFKGKMQAFNQNISEQVNGYMRDPSRMIRRMQLRRSSVGVFGEIPELTETENLKEEANALDEYVDGDPELLEDSEFYSQLLKEFLESNLQSSETLYYSLKKLQPKKRKTVDRRASKSRKIRYHVHEKIVNFMAPLPMQLPSMAPKLFENLFGAKKPETKL